Proteins encoded together in one Sylvia atricapilla isolate bSylAtr1 chromosome 2, bSylAtr1.pri, whole genome shotgun sequence window:
- the RRP1B gene encoding ribosomal RNA processing protein 1 homolog B isoform X1 codes for MAPAAVQPPEVQFAQRLAANEKRIRDRALKKLRGYIGVRTQRPAGGFSQEELLKIWKGLFYCMWMQDKPLLQEELAANISQLIHVFQNTEARHLFIQAFWQTMNREWNGIDNLRLDKYYMLMRLILRQSFEVLKRSEWDEGLVEPLLQLLMKEIMDPDSNSPTGIKFHFIDIYLDELAKVGAKELTADQNLKFIEPFCKIAAKSKDRRVLHAVATGVFEMIVDQSPFAIEDLMKELGANSDEENASEEGKQEDEEMLKTKVADRCLSRKSAQNSEETEDIHENADDGIGPVLQFDYKAVADKIFEFASKKNTPSLNRKRLYKLVKKFQDLAEGIFPQDIPEDVSTDEDDDESGRRKRKKKAVKPWQQNELEKVKEDKEELSSGKVPSAPQRKRKKRKKRDSPSAGSGTADGNCEEGKAETSGSNASSQEKMPENNKERKRKKLLVNEASETTNVATDTRENHSICVQNSLTDAEQSKKSQLKKMNPKVQNVPAKPACQNGPGSAAEDVSPSVTLLPPKAVKKKQKAGAVLLNGDPPVQQTDLKPSKEGFLGTLPRKAEAESAPSRKVTLETKTKLVGLEGMKVSSQKAASLKQKRKANEVLIPVEANGVLETVCKKSRKVEGSAPLSPLKKKKVKPGSDFVKFEKSTVPKAVFFRKARSTISSPRTSMQLNKLQTPNSKKVTFGLNKNMTAEFKKTDKSILVSPEGPSRVAFNPEQKPRHGVLKSPTVTPAKEPQMKRPFTMSAKKRPTAVDFF; via the exons atGGCTCCCGCGGCCGTGCAGCCGCCTGAGGTGCAGTTCGCGCAGCGCTTGGCCGCCAACGAGAAGCGCATCCGAGACCGCGCCCTCAAAAAGCTGCGGGGCTACATCGGTGTGCGGACCCAGCGCCCCGCCG GTGGCTTCAGTCAGGAAGAACTGCTGAAAATATGGAAGGGCCTTTTCTATTGTATGTGGATGCAGGATAAACCTCTGCTTCAG GAGGAACTTGCAGCCAATATCTCACAGCTTATCCACGTGTTTCAGAATACAGAAGCTC GGCACCTGTTCATCCAGGCATTTTGGCAGACGATGAACCGGGAATGGAACGGGATTGACAATCTGCGTCTGGACAAGTACTACATG CTGATGCGTCTGATTTTGAGGCAATCCTTTGAAGTGCTGAAAAGAAGTGAATGGGATGAGGG gctAGTTGAACCATTGCTGCAGCtattaatgaaagaaattatggaCCCAGACAGCAATTCTCCCACTGGGATAAAGTTCCATTTCATTGATATCTATCTGGATGAATTGGCTAAAGTTGGTGCAAAGGAG CTCACAGCAGACCAGAATCTCAAGTTCATCGAACCCTTCTGCAAAATTGCTGCCAAATCAAAGGA TCGTCGTGTGCTCCATGCTGTGGCCACCGGCGTCTTTGAGATGATCGTGGATCAGTCTCCCTTCGCCATCGAGGACCTGATGAAGGAGCTGGGGGCCAACAGTGATGAGGAGAATGCTTCTGAAGAAGGCAAACAGGAAGATGAAGAGATGCTTAAAACCAAAG TAGCAGACAGATGTCTGTCAAGAAAATCAGCACAGAACTCTGAAGAAACAGAGGATATCCATGAAAATGCTGATGATGGGATTGGGCCTGTTCTTCAG TTTGATTACAAGGCTGTTGCTGACAAAATATTCGAATTTGCAAGTAAGAAAAATACACCTTCCCTGAACAGAAAGCGGTTGTACAAGCTGGTCAAAAA GTTCCAGGACTTAGCAGAAG GAATCTTCCCCCAAGATATTCCCGAAGATGTTTCTACAGATGAAGATGACGATGAATCCGGTAGGCGAAAGCgaaagaaaaaagctgtcaAGCCTTGGCAGCAAAACGAGCTGGAAAAAGTAAAAG AGGACAAAGAAGAGCTGTCAAGTGGGAAGGTGCCGTCGGCTCcccagaggaagaggaagaaaaggaagaagagggaCAGCCCAAGTGCTGGTTCTGGAACAGCTGATGGAAATtgtgaggagggaaaagctgaaACATCTGGATCTAATGCTTCTAGCCAGGAAAAGATGCCAGAAAATaacaaggagagaaagagaaagaaattgctAGTAAATGAGGCCAGTGAGACCACAAATGTAGCAACTGACACCAGAGAAAATCACAGTATCTGTGTGCAGAACAGCCTGACTGACGCAGAACAGAGTAAAAAGAGTCAGTTGAAGAAAATGAATCCAAAAGTGCAGAATGTTCCTGCAAAACCAGCGTGTCAGAATGGACCAGGCAGTGCAGCAGAGGATGTCAGCCCATCTGTCACGCTGTTACCTCCTAAGGCtgtgaaaaagaagcagaaggcAGGGGCTGTCCTGCTGAATGGGGATCCCCCTGTGCAGCAGACTGACCTGAAACCCAGCAAAGAAGGCTTCCTGGGGACCCTGCCAAGAAAGGCAGAGGCTGAATCTGCACCCTCCAGAAAGGTCACACTGGAGACAAAGACAAAGTTAGTTGGTTTGGAAGGGATGAAAGTCTCCAGTCAGAAAGCAGCATCtctgaaacagaagagaaaagcaaatgaggTGCTAATCCCTGTCGAAGCCAACGGAGTTCTGGAGACTGTGtgcaagaaaagcaggaaagtg GAAGGCAGTGCTCCTCTGTCACcgttaaagaaaaagaaagtgaaacCAGGAAGTGATTTtgtaaaatttgaaaaatcaaCTGTACCAAAGGCAGTGTTCTTCAGGAAAGCCAGAAGCACCATCTCTTCCCCCAGGACATCCATGCAG CTGAACAAACTGCAGACACCCAACTCCAAAAAAGTCACATTTGGCTTGAATAAAAACATGACTGCAG
- the RRP1B gene encoding ribosomal RNA processing protein 1 homolog B isoform X3 produces the protein MAPAAVQPPEVQFAQRLAANEKRIRDRALKKLRGYIGVRTQRPAGGFSQEELLKIWKGLFYCMWMQDKPLLQEELAANISQLIHVFQNTEARHLFIQAFWQTMNREWNGIDNLRLDKYYMLMRLILRQSFEVLKRSEWDEGLVEPLLQLLMKEIMDPDSNSPTGIKFHFIDIYLDELAKVGAKELTADQNLKFIEPFCKIAAKSKDRRVLHAVATGVFEMIVDQSPFAIEDLMKELGANSDEENASEEGKQEDEEMLKTKDRCLSRKSAQNSEETEDIHENADDGIGPVLQFDYKAVADKIFEFASKKNTPSLNRKRLYKLVKKFQDLAEGIFPQDIPEDVSTDEDDDESGRRKRKKKAVKPWQQNELEKVKEDKEELSSGKVPSAPQRKRKKRKKRDSPSAGSGTADGNCEEGKAETSGSNASSQEKMPENNKERKRKKLLVNEASETTNVATDTRENHSICVQNSLTDAEQSKKSQLKKMNPKVQNVPAKPACQNGPGSAAEDVSPSVTLLPPKAVKKKQKAGAVLLNGDPPVQQTDLKPSKEGFLGTLPRKAEAESAPSRKVTLETKTKLVGLEGMKVSSQKAASLKQKRKANEVLIPVEANGVLETVCKKSRKVEGSAPLSPLKKKKVKPGSDFVKFEKSTVPKAVFFRKARSTISSPRTSMQLNKLQTPNSKKVTFGLNKNMTAEFKKTDKSILVSPEGPSRVAFNPEQKPRHGVLKSPTVTPAKEPQMKRPFTMSAKKRPTAVDFF, from the exons atGGCTCCCGCGGCCGTGCAGCCGCCTGAGGTGCAGTTCGCGCAGCGCTTGGCCGCCAACGAGAAGCGCATCCGAGACCGCGCCCTCAAAAAGCTGCGGGGCTACATCGGTGTGCGGACCCAGCGCCCCGCCG GTGGCTTCAGTCAGGAAGAACTGCTGAAAATATGGAAGGGCCTTTTCTATTGTATGTGGATGCAGGATAAACCTCTGCTTCAG GAGGAACTTGCAGCCAATATCTCACAGCTTATCCACGTGTTTCAGAATACAGAAGCTC GGCACCTGTTCATCCAGGCATTTTGGCAGACGATGAACCGGGAATGGAACGGGATTGACAATCTGCGTCTGGACAAGTACTACATG CTGATGCGTCTGATTTTGAGGCAATCCTTTGAAGTGCTGAAAAGAAGTGAATGGGATGAGGG gctAGTTGAACCATTGCTGCAGCtattaatgaaagaaattatggaCCCAGACAGCAATTCTCCCACTGGGATAAAGTTCCATTTCATTGATATCTATCTGGATGAATTGGCTAAAGTTGGTGCAAAGGAG CTCACAGCAGACCAGAATCTCAAGTTCATCGAACCCTTCTGCAAAATTGCTGCCAAATCAAAGGA TCGTCGTGTGCTCCATGCTGTGGCCACCGGCGTCTTTGAGATGATCGTGGATCAGTCTCCCTTCGCCATCGAGGACCTGATGAAGGAGCTGGGGGCCAACAGTGATGAGGAGAATGCTTCTGAAGAAGGCAAACAGGAAGATGAAGAGATGCTTAAAACCAAAG ACAGATGTCTGTCAAGAAAATCAGCACAGAACTCTGAAGAAACAGAGGATATCCATGAAAATGCTGATGATGGGATTGGGCCTGTTCTTCAG TTTGATTACAAGGCTGTTGCTGACAAAATATTCGAATTTGCAAGTAAGAAAAATACACCTTCCCTGAACAGAAAGCGGTTGTACAAGCTGGTCAAAAA GTTCCAGGACTTAGCAGAAG GAATCTTCCCCCAAGATATTCCCGAAGATGTTTCTACAGATGAAGATGACGATGAATCCGGTAGGCGAAAGCgaaagaaaaaagctgtcaAGCCTTGGCAGCAAAACGAGCTGGAAAAAGTAAAAG AGGACAAAGAAGAGCTGTCAAGTGGGAAGGTGCCGTCGGCTCcccagaggaagaggaagaaaaggaagaagagggaCAGCCCAAGTGCTGGTTCTGGAACAGCTGATGGAAATtgtgaggagggaaaagctgaaACATCTGGATCTAATGCTTCTAGCCAGGAAAAGATGCCAGAAAATaacaaggagagaaagagaaagaaattgctAGTAAATGAGGCCAGTGAGACCACAAATGTAGCAACTGACACCAGAGAAAATCACAGTATCTGTGTGCAGAACAGCCTGACTGACGCAGAACAGAGTAAAAAGAGTCAGTTGAAGAAAATGAATCCAAAAGTGCAGAATGTTCCTGCAAAACCAGCGTGTCAGAATGGACCAGGCAGTGCAGCAGAGGATGTCAGCCCATCTGTCACGCTGTTACCTCCTAAGGCtgtgaaaaagaagcagaaggcAGGGGCTGTCCTGCTGAATGGGGATCCCCCTGTGCAGCAGACTGACCTGAAACCCAGCAAAGAAGGCTTCCTGGGGACCCTGCCAAGAAAGGCAGAGGCTGAATCTGCACCCTCCAGAAAGGTCACACTGGAGACAAAGACAAAGTTAGTTGGTTTGGAAGGGATGAAAGTCTCCAGTCAGAAAGCAGCATCtctgaaacagaagagaaaagcaaatgaggTGCTAATCCCTGTCGAAGCCAACGGAGTTCTGGAGACTGTGtgcaagaaaagcaggaaagtg GAAGGCAGTGCTCCTCTGTCACcgttaaagaaaaagaaagtgaaacCAGGAAGTGATTTtgtaaaatttgaaaaatcaaCTGTACCAAAGGCAGTGTTCTTCAGGAAAGCCAGAAGCACCATCTCTTCCCCCAGGACATCCATGCAG CTGAACAAACTGCAGACACCCAACTCCAAAAAAGTCACATTTGGCTTGAATAAAAACATGACTGCAG
- the RRP1B gene encoding ribosomal RNA processing protein 1 homolog B isoform X2, whose amino-acid sequence MAPAAVQPPEVQFAQRLAANEKRIRDRALKKLRGYIGVRTQRPAGGFSQEELLKIWKGLFYCMWMQDKPLLQEELAANISQLIHVFQNTEARHLFIQAFWQTMNREWNGIDNLRLDKYYMLMRLILRQSFEVLKRSEWDEGLVEPLLQLLMKEIMDPDSNSPTGIKFHFIDIYLDELAKVGAKELTADQNLKFIEPFCKIAAKSKDRRVLHAVATGVFEMIVDQSPFAIEDLMKELGANSDEENASEEGKQEDEEMLKTKADRCLSRKSAQNSEETEDIHENADDGIGPVLQFDYKAVADKIFEFASKKNTPSLNRKRLYKLVKKFQDLAEGIFPQDIPEDVSTDEDDDESGRRKRKKKAVKPWQQNELEKVKEDKEELSSGKVPSAPQRKRKKRKKRDSPSAGSGTADGNCEEGKAETSGSNASSQEKMPENNKERKRKKLLVNEASETTNVATDTRENHSICVQNSLTDAEQSKKSQLKKMNPKVQNVPAKPACQNGPGSAAEDVSPSVTLLPPKAVKKKQKAGAVLLNGDPPVQQTDLKPSKEGFLGTLPRKAEAESAPSRKVTLETKTKLVGLEGMKVSSQKAASLKQKRKANEVLIPVEANGVLETVCKKSRKVEGSAPLSPLKKKKVKPGSDFVKFEKSTVPKAVFFRKARSTISSPRTSMQLNKLQTPNSKKVTFGLNKNMTAEFKKTDKSILVSPEGPSRVAFNPEQKPRHGVLKSPTVTPAKEPQMKRPFTMSAKKRPTAVDFF is encoded by the exons atGGCTCCCGCGGCCGTGCAGCCGCCTGAGGTGCAGTTCGCGCAGCGCTTGGCCGCCAACGAGAAGCGCATCCGAGACCGCGCCCTCAAAAAGCTGCGGGGCTACATCGGTGTGCGGACCCAGCGCCCCGCCG GTGGCTTCAGTCAGGAAGAACTGCTGAAAATATGGAAGGGCCTTTTCTATTGTATGTGGATGCAGGATAAACCTCTGCTTCAG GAGGAACTTGCAGCCAATATCTCACAGCTTATCCACGTGTTTCAGAATACAGAAGCTC GGCACCTGTTCATCCAGGCATTTTGGCAGACGATGAACCGGGAATGGAACGGGATTGACAATCTGCGTCTGGACAAGTACTACATG CTGATGCGTCTGATTTTGAGGCAATCCTTTGAAGTGCTGAAAAGAAGTGAATGGGATGAGGG gctAGTTGAACCATTGCTGCAGCtattaatgaaagaaattatggaCCCAGACAGCAATTCTCCCACTGGGATAAAGTTCCATTTCATTGATATCTATCTGGATGAATTGGCTAAAGTTGGTGCAAAGGAG CTCACAGCAGACCAGAATCTCAAGTTCATCGAACCCTTCTGCAAAATTGCTGCCAAATCAAAGGA TCGTCGTGTGCTCCATGCTGTGGCCACCGGCGTCTTTGAGATGATCGTGGATCAGTCTCCCTTCGCCATCGAGGACCTGATGAAGGAGCTGGGGGCCAACAGTGATGAGGAGAATGCTTCTGAAGAAGGCAAACAGGAAGATGAAGAGATGCTTAAAACCAAAG CAGACAGATGTCTGTCAAGAAAATCAGCACAGAACTCTGAAGAAACAGAGGATATCCATGAAAATGCTGATGATGGGATTGGGCCTGTTCTTCAG TTTGATTACAAGGCTGTTGCTGACAAAATATTCGAATTTGCAAGTAAGAAAAATACACCTTCCCTGAACAGAAAGCGGTTGTACAAGCTGGTCAAAAA GTTCCAGGACTTAGCAGAAG GAATCTTCCCCCAAGATATTCCCGAAGATGTTTCTACAGATGAAGATGACGATGAATCCGGTAGGCGAAAGCgaaagaaaaaagctgtcaAGCCTTGGCAGCAAAACGAGCTGGAAAAAGTAAAAG AGGACAAAGAAGAGCTGTCAAGTGGGAAGGTGCCGTCGGCTCcccagaggaagaggaagaaaaggaagaagagggaCAGCCCAAGTGCTGGTTCTGGAACAGCTGATGGAAATtgtgaggagggaaaagctgaaACATCTGGATCTAATGCTTCTAGCCAGGAAAAGATGCCAGAAAATaacaaggagagaaagagaaagaaattgctAGTAAATGAGGCCAGTGAGACCACAAATGTAGCAACTGACACCAGAGAAAATCACAGTATCTGTGTGCAGAACAGCCTGACTGACGCAGAACAGAGTAAAAAGAGTCAGTTGAAGAAAATGAATCCAAAAGTGCAGAATGTTCCTGCAAAACCAGCGTGTCAGAATGGACCAGGCAGTGCAGCAGAGGATGTCAGCCCATCTGTCACGCTGTTACCTCCTAAGGCtgtgaaaaagaagcagaaggcAGGGGCTGTCCTGCTGAATGGGGATCCCCCTGTGCAGCAGACTGACCTGAAACCCAGCAAAGAAGGCTTCCTGGGGACCCTGCCAAGAAAGGCAGAGGCTGAATCTGCACCCTCCAGAAAGGTCACACTGGAGACAAAGACAAAGTTAGTTGGTTTGGAAGGGATGAAAGTCTCCAGTCAGAAAGCAGCATCtctgaaacagaagagaaaagcaaatgaggTGCTAATCCCTGTCGAAGCCAACGGAGTTCTGGAGACTGTGtgcaagaaaagcaggaaagtg GAAGGCAGTGCTCCTCTGTCACcgttaaagaaaaagaaagtgaaacCAGGAAGTGATTTtgtaaaatttgaaaaatcaaCTGTACCAAAGGCAGTGTTCTTCAGGAAAGCCAGAAGCACCATCTCTTCCCCCAGGACATCCATGCAG CTGAACAAACTGCAGACACCCAACTCCAAAAAAGTCACATTTGGCTTGAATAAAAACATGACTGCAG